The Zea mays cultivar B73 chromosome 7, Zm-B73-REFERENCE-NAM-5.0, whole genome shotgun sequence DNA segment CCATCACGCAATCTCCGGGCAGCGACGCCAGGATATTCTTCTGATGGGTTGGACATCTGAAGCATCTGGACCAAGAGATCTCTACTACAACAGCACGGCGTCCTGGGGATTGCAGGATCAATTCGATCCATGGGCATGAACGTTGAATGGTACTAGTACATGTGTTATGTTGAATCTGGTTCTGAGGCGAAACAAGAAACAGAGATCTCATCTATACACCGATCGAATGCTTGTTTTCTCTAATCGATCATCGACCCGTCACCGATGAACGCGAAAACGTGGCGGAATGCAACGCATGGCGCTGCGGGGGGGTGTCAGAAGAGGTTGAGGACCTCGCGGATGGTGGCGTTGCAGAGCGGGCAGCGCCCGCGGCCGGTGCGGAGCTCGCGCGCGCAGGCGCGGCAGAAGGTGTGGCCGCAGGGGATGAAGGCCGCGCCCTTGCCCCGCGCGACGCACACGCAGCACCGCCCGCCCATGCCGCCGCCCTTCtccttctcctcctcctccggcgccGCTTCCTCCGCGTCCGCGCGCTTCCACGTCCACTGCTGCTCCGTCCGCTCCAGCAGCGCCATCAGGGACACCCTCTGGCTCGCCCCCCGCGCGGCGGACCCCGGCGCCGCGGTGGCCGTGCCTCCTGGCGCGGGACGAACGCTGTGGCGGCCGGAAGCGACGGCGGGAGGGCGGCGGCCCTCGTCCGCGTCGCGGATGGCGTCCAGCAGCGTGCGCCGCCTCCCCGCCGCGGCGGGGCGGCCTCCACCTTCGCCGCCGTCGTCCCGGAGCTTGAGGAGGTTGCGGAGGTTGGACGACGCGGCGAGCTGCTCGGCCAGCGTGACGCCGCGCCGCGGCGGCGGCACCCGGACATCCATTCCTCAGCGCTCGCGCCACCAACTCGGGACTGGAGAAGCCCGCTGACGCCGCCTGTTGGCGCTGCCGCCCGCTAGGCCGCTACCCAGTTTATACCGCGTGCCGCTATCCTGCTCGGGCGCCCCTCTTGTCCGAATTTTTTTTTTGTATTTTGGCCATTTAAAAAAAAAACACGTTTGGACCCTAAAAAATTTTAATTACATTTTTGAACCTTTTGCTCGGCGTCATAGCCTAtaacgccgaggtaacacagctcggcgccataggttatAGCGCTgaggtacgtgctgcgttggCACAACCCGGGCGCCGTGACGTTGAcatggcaccgagctcggcgctacggatcttggcgccgagctcggttgtgttATTAACAGTTTTGTTGCAAAAAAATAGTACAAAGCCATCTAGCTCAGTTGGTGGAGCACAAGGTTTTAAACTATGAGGTTGGGGGTTCAAGCCGTACAACTCACCTGGATTTTTTTATCTTTTAAATAACTTATTAGGTATAATATTTGGAATGCAGGATTATTATATAAATCAATACATGAATTTTGTAGTTGATAAAAATCGATTTGAtaaaaaatcatccaaaatccaCACGAACACAAATAGATCGAGTCGTTGTAATAATAGAAATCTGACACTTTCTAGATTCTGAACCCTATAAATACTTTTGTCTTTATCTGCATGTAATCCCTATGATACCTAGATTTTATCGCGGACATATTTAAAAAACTTGTCAGAAATATCAACGTTCGTGATTGACCAGTCAGCTAATCAAAGTAACAGGAAACAGAGAGGCAGGGATGATTACGCGCACGTCTCTTGTATTTCTATTCCTCCTGGGCACATGCTGAGCCACGGTAGACACGGTTTTTTGAGCCTGCCGACTCGCGAGACCCAGCTTGACCGACGCCGGACGGAGGAGGACGAACGCTGAAGCCGAATTTTTTTGTATTTTGGCTATTTTTCGGAAAAAAACACCACCAGTTTAATTTTATACAAATCAATGTCGTACCAAATAaaatctatactacctattaaggctctaaggggtaggctgcctctgCTTGTTCTGCCTTCCGACGATCTCAACCGTCCAATACACTTTAGAGTCTCTCAGCCGTCCGATGCGTCCGATGCGCGCAGTCTCACCCCCACGCATCACCCCGCCCCCATCGTCCAACCGTGCGAGCACCCCATCGTCCCGCCGCCTCCTGCCCCCCTCCTCCGCACATCGTCCCGCCGCCTCCTGCCCCCCTCCTCCGCACGAGCCGCAGCCGGCCCCAGCAGACCGCGTGCGTGCTCTCTCtcccctcctccccctccccctctccgtgCACGACTGGGTGGGCTACCGCTGCCCTACGCAAGGTGCCGAGAACTTCGCCGATATCTGCGCCGGAGAAGAGCGCCCACCAGATCAGGTATTCCCACCCCTCGTCCCGTACTCTAACCTCAAGCTATTTGGCTATCTGATGCCTACGAACTTCGAACTAACTGCTCACAACCAAAACCTTATCTCAAACAAACAGGCGCTTGGAAGGCGCGCTGGCCGGTGGATGACGATGGCGGGTGGCGGGGGACTGAACCGGTCTTCATCGAGGGGGCAGCTGCCGCCGCAAGAGCTGCTTGACGATCTCTGCAGGTATTTCCCTACGCCCTAGACCCCTCTGAAGTTCTTATTGGATTTGCTTAAATAAATCCGAGTTGAGTCACCTCTGCAGCCGGTTCCTTCTGAATGTGCCCAAGGAGGAGCTGGAGTCGTTCGAGCGGATCCTGTTCCTGCTGGAGCAGGCGCCCCCGTTGGATCATTTATTGTTGGCTCGAAGGCCTTCATCGACAAGGTCGGTTGATTTGTGTTCCTAAGTCTAAACTGCAGCGTTGTATTGTTTGCaaaaagaaaagaattgcaagtTACGATGGAAATATGAATAATACCTTCAGGCCAAAATTCTCCGGAAGACCCTAGGTGGTGGAATGAGGCAGGTTGGAGTTCTCTGTGCTGCTGCTCATGTTGCCGTTCGTGACAATGTGGGAAAGCTTGCAGATGACCACAGAAAGGCTAAAGCTTTGGCAGGTATATTTTTTCTTCTAAAAAAACTTAGTCAGAATTGGTTGTACCCTGTTTTAAGGCctgatttttcccttttctaaAAAACAGTTTATTTCCCCCAGAATATTTGTTTCCCGACCTTTTATCCTACTTAAAACAACATGAAAAAAAAGACTGCACTGTTCCATTGCATTTGCTAGAAAACAAATCGTGATCGTCGCTGGCTTGAAGTTCTGAACTTGTCACTCTTGTTCATTTGCCTAGACGGACTGAATAAAATCGAACAGTTCAGAGTGGATTCAGCATCAGTCCAGACCAATATGGTCAACCTCTTATATTATTTCTCATTAACCACAATATATGTAACTGTAAACATCCCATTTGTAACATATTACATATACTATGCTTTGTAAGGTATTCTTGGACATTGTGGATTCACGCATATCATCTAACAAGCTGTGCCAGGTTCTGGGAACGCACAATGTGCTCGCAAGTCCAAGGAGTCCAAAAAGGTGAAGTTCCTTTGCTGTTCAGCACATTTTAAAAAAAAGATTTAGCACGTCAAGTATTTTTCTAATAACATTTAGCATGTCAAAAAAGGTGAAGTTCCACTCAGTAGTTTAGGATTTAGCATGTACATTATTTTTTGAAATATGATTTAACATTTCCAATATCCATGTTGGTGCTATCATTTTACTAACTTCACTGACACTACCAAAACTAACAATATCAGCAGTTTTTTGAAATCCAGACAATACCATTATACTACATTCATtctcgaatatttgccacccgtcATTATTCAAGAGTTGTTGTTGCCAAGAACCAAAAATACCCAGGAGAAAATACCACTGAGAATAATAGTAGCGCAATCTTTGATGGTATACAAGTAATAGAACCCAAGTTTGGTTTGATAGATAAACCAGATGCAGATACAAATGACATGATTTCTGAAAAGTTGATGGTACAAATTAATCTTAACGAAGGCATTGAAGAGGATATCCCACCAAGCCAATATACTACCAGGTGTGAAGAGAAATTAACTATGACTCAAGCTGCCATCTCAAGGGAAGCTGGACCTCCAGGTTATGATCCTGGAGAAAACTGTCTTCAGGTCAGTTCAATGATTACTAGCTGTGAGCAGAGTGTGATAATGGCTCCTAGCGCTATCGCAAGAGGAGTTGGTCCACCAGGATATACGCCTGGAGAACACCAGGGCAATGGGGCTCCATGGAATACAAGCTATGAGCGAAGACCGTTTACGAGTCCTGCGACTAGCTCAAGAGAAGTCAGACCTCCAGGATATGGGCCTGAAGAAAACCAAGGCAGTCGCATTTCCTGTAATACAAGCAGAGAGCAAATATTGTTTATGAGCCCTACAACCATCTCGAGAGAACTTGGTCCACCAGGATATTTGCCCAGAGAAAACCAGCGCAGTGACACTTCATGGAATACAAGCTGTGAGTCGGGACTATTTATGAGTCCTGCGACCACCTCAATAGAACATGGTCCACCAGGATATGGGCCTGTAGTCTTGATGCTTGCTTTATTGTGTATACTATTTAGTATAAATAGCTGTATATATTATTTTTGTCCTGAAATATTTAGGATGACTATATGTACGAGTTACGACTATGACTAGGCTTGAGTAATCGGTCTGGTCGAGGACTAATCATGATTAGTTGCCTAGTCTGTCCCATGGCAACTAGGTTTGACTATACAATTTATAAATATTGGATCCTATCTAAGTGCATTCAAAGCAACTAGAGTCCATTTGGACTTTGATTATCCAAATTCACTACCACTTCTACCTTTGGTAATGGATAAGCAGCTGAAGCTATTGTTCTTCCCCTGATCCTCATGACTAACATGCTCTTGTCAGTCtgttgaattgattgatgcagaaATAGCGCAGTCATTTTCACAACAAAGGAAAAAAAGAGAGGGTGGTGGTCCTACATATCATGAAACTTTTGCTTATGCTCAAGGGCCGTTTGCTCGTGTACCTGAAGCTTACGTTCTAAGCCTGGGCATTTATCTGCTTCCCAACAGAGAGTGTACGAGGTACAGCAGCAGAACATAAACTTCTGAATTAAAATTTTGCAT contains these protein-coding regions:
- the LOC109941173 gene encoding uncharacterized protein, with the protein product MRAVSPPRITPPPSSNRASTPSSRRLLPPSSAHRPAASCPPPPHEPQPAPADRVRALSPLLPLPLSVHDWVGYRCPTQGAENFADICAGEERPPDQPVPSECAQGGAGVVRADPVPAGAGAPVGSFIVGSKAFIDKAKILRKTLGGGMRQVGVLCAAAHVAVRDNVGKLADDHRKAKALADGLNKIEQFRVDSASVQTNMVFLDIVDSRISSNKLCQVLGTHNVLASPRSPKR